AGGCAACATGACATTAATTTGCAAAATTTCTAGGGGTGAGAACATGTCGTAAATGTAAACAACGCCTGAAATGATTGCTATTGATATCAGTTTACTAGCAACAGGATCTTTCCAAATTTTTGCGAGCATCTTTCTTCCTTTTGATGCCTAACGGTAGTGATAAGCTGTGGCGCCGAGAACTTGCGTGTATCACTGCCTTATTCGTGAACAAAGGCGTTATATTCCATCCGCTTCATTATATGGTTAGAAATCATATTGCTTTATTGAGATCAACTGCAAAACCTGATTCACGTAGTTCTTTTGCTAATAAGAGGCGCCAAGCTCCGGCGTTGTCCATGCCAACATAAACAACACCAACAAAATCGGAGGGCAACTCAACCGAGCCTTTATGTAGGGCACATACTCGGTTACGACCTAGCCTTGCAACAAAATAACCAAGTTCTAAAATTACATTTTGTCGTGCTCTAGGATTTAAATTCTCCTTTGCAGTAGCAACACTACCCACATCGTCTGGAGTTAGTAAAACCACTGCAAAGTCAACATGTGAGTTTTTTTCCAACTTTTCGATAACTGTTCTGCCGCCACTTGCTTGTTCATGTAGAATGATGGGAGTAATTCCAAGTTGTTCCAGAAACCGAGCCACTGCTTCACGTGCGCCCTCGTCGTGCCCATGGACAATGAATGCTTTATTTGTATGAATTTTTTGGGTAGCAGTCGGTGGGTTTGATGTAATGCCTTTAACTTGTGGTATTAATTCAAGGCGCTCACTAATTGATTCAAGAGTGTGTATTTTTTCGTTGATGTCAGTCGCAAGATCCCTTGCTTCTTCCCCCAAGCTTGGTTCATCGCCAAAACCAATATATGAAGAGCCAAGACAACTACTATATTCTTCCGACAGACTATTATTGGTAAATAATCGCTTTAAAAGTTCTACGTTATAATCTGACCATTTATAATACTCTTTTTTTACGGCTTCATAATTCTCCCAATTATTGATTTTTTTTGTTAAAAGTTCTTTTCCCTTGTTGATCCTATCTTGGATTTTTTCCTCTGCATCGTTTTTCGAAACAGCTAATTCTAATACTGGCTCTACTGCAACCTGCTGTGAAGGTTTTTTTGGCATGGTTTTCTCCATTAATATCAATATTTCTAACGTCTTTGGGTCAGTGGTGGCGACACGCAGATTTGCTCAGTAAAAATTACACGCGAACCACCAGCGGTTGTTCCATCCACTGTACCCTTGGGTTAGCGAATGCCCTTTTTATCGAATAAAGTAACCCGCCACCTGCCACTGCCCGCCGATCTGGCTCATCGTTACCGTTTCAATGGAGGCTTTTTTCTTCTCAAAAACAGTGTCGAATTGAAGAACAAAATACTCGCCATCAGGCGCGCCAGGCAGCGAGGTTGCGTGCCGGGCTGACTTGATCGCTCTTTTCTCGGCCGCACCAAAAAGGGGCCGAACATTTTGAAGCTGCTCGGCCCATTGCTTTTGGGAAACCTGGGATTTGAAGAAGGGGGCTGTCTGATGCCAGCTTTCTTGATATTGCCCGGAATCAATTAATTGAAGGAAATGCTTGGCGGCATCAATCGCAGCCTTTTCCTCTGATTTTTCAGCTAATGCAGAAAAGGGGGAAAATAAAAGCAACCACAGGATAAATGTTCTTAAAATGATGCTCTTTTGTGAATCTAGGTTTTTCATCGGTGTGCCTTTTTAGGTTTTGATATGTCTCGCTAAGCATCTAATTATGCAACATGCAGTTTTTTTCCAAAAACGGCTATCGCGCCATAAATTTCTATTGAAAATTGCCTAAAAATACAGCAAAGCAAACCTTATCCCCCTGGATTCTGCGGTTATAATCCGCCAATTGTGGTCTTATGCTGCATGCGACATAATAACGGCGGGTCATTATACTGAACGAATTCCACCTCGGCGCATGTGACCACCTAGCTACTCCAATTACGCAAAAAGCCGCCTTCCGGTATACACCCGGAACTGGCGGCCTATGGGTCTGCATCTTCTCACATAACCCCTCCACGAAAACCAACTTACTAAAAAATCATTACATCCTGGTTTTTATAACCCTTTCCTTAGATACTGTCAATTTCCTACACCAGTGGGCATGAATAATCACCTGACAAACCCGGAAGAGCACCGCGCATGGCGGTGCGAAAACCCAACAAATACCGGGTCCTGCCTTTCTCCCTTTTTTGTGCCGGGCTTTACCGTTTCGCCGCTTTTTGGCGAAACGCCGAAGCGGGCCAACAAGCCCGCTAGACAGAAAACCCAGCCCAACCCGGAAGAGCACCGCGCATGGCGGTGCGAAGACCCAACAAATCCCGGGTCCTGCCTTTCCCCCTTTTCCTTGCCGAGCTTTTCCACTCAGCCCGCTTTTTGGGCTGAGTGCCGAGCGGGCCTCAAGCCCGCGCTTTTAGCCGAAAACCCAAATTTGCCTCCTGTGCCGTTTTTTCAGAAAAACCCATACAGGGGTTTGGTTTTGCGCTAAAAATCGATTACAGGGGTGTTTCCGTTCGTTTTTGGTTATTTCACAACAGAGAGATGCACACCTTTTTTCTTCGCTTCTTGGCGTTTCACTTCCCGGCGCTTCTCCGTCGCCCCCTGCTGCAAGGTTCCTTTCCACGCCGTGGCGGGGTTGAAACGGTAAGTGCATACCACGCCCACTCTCGGACCCTTGGCGAGAATTTCCAACTGGAGCAGTTTTTCCAGCGACCTGCCCACATGCTGCCTAGGCATTTTTAACATCCGTCCGATTTCGGACTGATTGACCGCCACGCTGTTCTCCTGGTCCAAATAGGCTAACAGCAAGAGAAAAACCCGGTAATCCGCACCCTTCAAATTGCCGTCCATTGCCAGTTGTGCAACGCTCATAGGACTCACTCCTTGCCACATTACGACCCATGCCTCGCCGGTCCGCTTCTCTTCCTTGACCACTAGCCGCGCCTGAACGGTTTTCGTCCGCGTCTTGCCGGTTTCCGTGTCGATAGTGGTTTGCTTGATTTCGTGAAAGACGTCTTTCCCGCGATTCTTCTTCCCAAGCTCGCCGTCGTCCGTCGAACTCACCAGCCCGCCGTTTGCCGCTTTCCGCTTCATCACCCAAGTCTCCTTTTTTGAGGAAGTGCACCACCTATGGTGACAAAGTAACCACCAGTGGTGACAGATGTCAAGTTTTTTTTCAGGGTTTTCAACTGTTTGAGTGCGTAAGCACGAGTGTATCAGTTCAAAAACTTTATATTTTCTTTTGTTACTTTTCTTTTTTTGCTCCAATTTTAATGTTCGTTCCTATTGCCCGAAAGTCCCCCACGGACCACCACCCAAAGCAACACCGACACCTTCAAAGCCCGGCTTTCGCATTGCCGGCCCGCCGGGGCCGGCGAACGTGCCGCCTCCTCATCGAACAATCAGACCGCGAATGTCCGCCCGCAACGGAAAAGGAAACCAAGGCCCCCGGTCCTCGTCGCTCACTCGGATGTTGATTTGTGCCAGCAATTCGCTGGCTCGTCGGTTTTGGGTGCCAGTGTTTTGCTGGCAATGGGGTTTCTGGGTGCCAGCTATTCGCTGGCATTTCGTTTTTTGGTGCCAGTGATTTGCTGGCGGGGGCTGTCTCTGGTGCCAGTCATTCGCTGGCACGGACAACCGGGGCGGGACTTGCTGGCGAAACGCTGGCAAGCGGGGTGCTGGCAACTGCTGGCAAGTGCTGGCCCCCGTGGTTGCTGGCGGCTGGCCTTTGGCTGGCGGTTTGGGTGCTGGCAATCGGTTTTTGTGCCAGCGAAACGCTGGCGAATCCCTGAAATCCTGCCAGCGAAACGCTGCAAGCCGTGGAACCTGCCAGCGAAACGCTGCTTTGGGGTGCTGGCAACTGCTGGCAAGTGCTGGCCCCCGTTTTTAGCGGGGTGCTGGCGTTTTGCTGGCGGGGGGTGCCAGCGGGGGGCGGTCGCTGCGCTGGCAACTGCTGGCAACTGCTGGCCCCGGTAGTTGGTGCTATTCGGTTTTCAGAGAACCCGGGAACGCTGGGGGGCCAATCACCATAGGTGAGTCGGGTGTGCAGTTTCAACCCCATGGTTTCCTTCCCTTCAATCAGTCGGCATGGGTCCCGGCCTTCGGCCCCCCATAC
This genomic stretch from Desulfuromonas acetexigens harbors:
- a CDS encoding TIR domain-containing protein, which encodes MPKKPSQQVAVEPVLELAVSKNDAEEKIQDRINKGKELLTKKINNWENYEAVKKEYYKWSDYNVELLKRLFTNNSLSEEYSSCLGSSYIGFGDEPSLGEEARDLATDINEKIHTLESISERLELIPQVKGITSNPPTATQKIHTNKAFIVHGHDEGAREAVARFLEQLGITPIILHEQASGGRTVIEKLEKNSHVDFAVVLLTPDDVGSVATAKENLNPRARQNVILELGYFVARLGRNRVCALHKGSVELPSDFVGVVYVGMDNAGAWRLLLAKELRESGFAVDLNKAI
- a CDS encoding DUF4019 domain-containing protein, which codes for MKNLDSQKSIILRTFILWLLLFSPFSALAEKSEEKAAIDAAKHFLQLIDSGQYQESWHQTAPFFKSQVSQKQWAEQLQNVRPLFGAAEKRAIKSARHATSLPGAPDGEYFVLQFDTVFEKKKASIETVTMSQIGGQWQVAGYFIR